The following are from one region of the Corylus avellana chromosome ca1, CavTom2PMs-1.0 genome:
- the LOC132167900 gene encoding uncharacterized protein LOC132167900 has protein sequence MEMEIFRPFLHKHVLSLSEKKEDHFICSGCSEHCDGGVMIYSCREFYCGFSLHESCANLPQELHNPLLHPHPLSLLVHQELCSDCYVCAKSFRSFAFSCDKCESIVVDVKCAFIRLAKEERDHPVPTLHFSHHEHPFLLFENIPAHHIRCRLCGAYCSDPKTYGCLPCGFFLHPSCLNLPEEILHPFHPYHPLTRKRIKKPKRISKDDADADVKCNACRRHIYGKQYFGCFAYFCEYCNNTKTSFCLDAECASVIRPAITYEGHDHLLRFVDINNVERTKNCSACKSSCESYGFRCLDLHFNDIKGELIKRRLCSPCSACKSTCESYAFRCLDLACDINLHLTCGPLPYTIQHKSHIHPLILTICPIEDEKDCEPDEFYCNVCEKERDPFLPIYYCKECPFFAGISCVVSEVVSLLKGEHGDVELRNPFGQFGNLIREKQQLLTKPALTLFDISNSLSEAEEKELAGALLIARTFVGASASLGATASGSKTVVTSKDWKLTAISFKGEKAYTQFMKFVDIGIEIPIELQHAQISNFEFRYELLPEEEVVDLEDYKITRKLAPILKDLLFKYGDVSAESKLSPRVKVYYFHMLCDCIYCMINTKVVDVTTNDLLNWWTILEISKLAGFRIQFVFDHLKRVAHVHFGLYAEKQGSKALDKLDRDIEALKKKRESLPSIQSSLIEKCAETTMLKGWKAGVRLLKAGVGLL, from the exons atggagatggagatttTTAGGCCTTTCCTTCACAAGCATGTGTTATCGCTGagtgaaaagaaagaagatcaTTTTATTTGCAGTGGATGCAGTGAACACTGCGATGGAGGTGTGATGATCTACAGTTGCAGGGAATTTTATTGTGGGTTCTCCCTGCACGAATCATGTGCAAATCTACCGCAGGAGTTGCACAACCCCCTTCTTCACCCACACCCTCTTTCCCTGCTAGTACACCAAGAATTGTGCTCTGACTGTTATGTTTGTGCCAAGAGTTTCAGGAGCTTCGCCTTCAGCTGCGACAAGTGCGAGTCCATCGTGGTTGATGTTAAGTGCGCTTTTATAAGGCTTGCGAAAGAAGAAAGGGACCACCCTGTTCCTACACTACATTTTAGCCACCATGAGCATCCATTTCTACTCTTCGAGAACATACCTGCCCATCACATTAGGTGCCGCTTGTGTGGAGCATACTGCTCGGACCCGAAGACCTATGGTTGCCTCCCATGTGGCTTCTTTCTCCATCCCTCGTGTTTGAACTTGCCGGAAGAGATTTTACATCCCTTTCATCCATACCACCCTCTCACCCGAAAACGCATCAAGAAGCCAAAACGCATCTCGAAGGATGATGCTGATGCTGATGTTAAATGCAATGCCTGTCGCAGGCATATCTACGGGAAACAGTACTTCGGCTGCTTCGCCTACTTTTGTGAGTACTGTAACAATACGAAGACTAGCTTTTGCTTGGACGCCGAATGCGCTAGTGTGATAAGGCCTGCCATAACATACGAAGGCCACGATCACCTTCTACGATTCGTGGACATCAATAATGTTGAACGGACCAAGAACTGCAGCGCTTGCAAATCCAGTTGTGAATCATATGGTTTCAGATGTCTAGATCTGCATTTCAACGACATTAAAGGTGAACTGATCAAGCGCAGGCTGTGCAGCCCGTGCAGCGCTTGCAAATCCACTTGTGAATCATACGCTTTCAGATGTCTAGATCTGGCATGTGATATCAATCTCCATCTTACGTGTGGTCCATTACCATATACCATTCAACACAAATCCCACATTCATCCCCTTATCCTTACAATTTGTCCCATTGAAGATGAAAAGGATTGCGAGCCGGACGAATTCTATTGTAATGTTtgtgagaaagaaagagaccCATTCTTGCCCATTTATTATTGCAAGGAATGTCCTTTTTTTGCCGGAATTTCTTGCGTCGTCTCAGAG GTAGTATCATTGCTGAAGGGAGAACATGGAGATGTGGAGCTGAGGAATCCTTTTGGACAGTTTGGAAATCTGATTCGCGAGAAACAACAACTCCTGACCAAGCCGGCTTTAACCTTGTTTGATATTTCTAATTCTTTGAGTGAAGCAGAGGAAAAGGAATTGGCTGGTGCTCTTCTAATTGCTAGGACTTTTGTAGGGGCTTCGGCTTCTCTAGGGGCTACGGCTTCGGGAAGTAAAACAGTAGTTACTTCAAAAGATTGGAAATTGACAGCAATTAGTTTCAAGGGTGAGAAGGCTTACACACAATTCATGAAATTTGTTGATATTGGCATAGAGATTCCTATAGAATTACAACATGCTCAGATTTCAAATTTCGAGTTTCGCTATGAGCTGCTTCCAGAAGAAGAGGTTGTCGATCTTGAGGATTACAAGATTACTCGAAAGTTGGCCCCTATCTTGAAGGACTTGCTTTTCAAATACGGGGATGTTAGTGCTGAGTCCAAGTTAAGTCCAAGGGTGAAAGTTTATTATTTCCACATGTTATGTGACTGCATATATTGCATGATAAATACCAAAGTTGTGGATGTCACCACAAATGATCTTCTCAACTGGTGGACAATCTTGGAAATCTCAAAGTTAGCGGGATTTAGAATTCAATTTGTCTTTGATCATTTGAAGAGAGTTGCACATGTTCATTTTGGTCTTTATGCTGAAAAGCAAGGAAGCAAGGCTCTTGATAAACTCGATAGAGATATCGAGGCGTTAAAAAAGAAACGCGAGAGCTTACCATCTATACAATCCAGCTTAATCGAGAAATGCGCAGAGACTACGATGCTGAAGGGATGGAAAGCGGGTGTTCGACTACTGAAAGCAGGTGTTGGACTACTATAA